From a region of the Listeria monocytogenes ATCC 19117 genome:
- a CDS encoding lactococcin 972 family bacteriocin has product MKRKVCVLAIALPTVLSPMGALAAQNLNEGETSLDSLMSANKTGEKVIFSETTTGKKPLLKAAQSAGGGTFWVTWGQDRHYSNYQHYKKMHRSSASNFRTTVRSRWEPKSNLASVWIKSSLWGNKANWATK; this is encoded by the coding sequence ATGAAGAGAAAAGTATGTGTTTTAGCGATAGCATTGCCTACAGTGTTATCACCGATGGGCGCCTTAGCTGCTCAAAATCTAAATGAAGGAGAGACTAGCTTAGATTCACTAATGAGCGCAAATAAAACAGGTGAAAAAGTGATTTTTTCTGAGACCACAACAGGAAAAAAACCTCTATTAAAAGCAGCGCAATCAGCTGGAGGCGGTACTTTCTGGGTTACATGGGGACAAGATAGACATTATTCAAATTATCAGCATTATAAAAAAATGCATAGATCAAGTGCCTCTAATTTCAGGACGACAGTAAGAAGTAGGTGGGAACCAAAGAGCAATCTAGCAAGTGTTTGGATTAAATCATCGCTATGGGGTAATAAAGCTAATTGGGCTACAAAATAA